TCTACCTGAAGTCTATAAGGGCGTTGAATTCAAGGACGGCGAAAGGCTGACAATTGCCCATGAAAGAAGGCTCGCTGCCTGATTCGAATTTACACACCTATTGACAAGAGCTCCGGCAGAGGGTGTTCTCGTGATTCCTCCCTACTACCTGAATCCCCCGAAACATGACGCCATGAACCACTTCAGGGACCTGAGACAGGCCATCAACATACCGATCATCCTGTATGACAACGTCTGGTTCAGCGGGTACGAGTTCAATCCCTGGGAGGTCGCCGGGCTGGTCGGAGAGGGGGTCCTCCAAGGCATAAAATGCGCTCACGGGGATCCATGGAAAGTGCACACACTCAAACATCTATGTGGTGACGAGCTGGTTGTCTACTACGGGCATGATGTGAATGGACTCGAGGCCCTGATGGTCGGAGCCGACGGATGGCTGACAGGTGGAATCAACCTTATACCGAAACAGTGTGTTGACCTGTATGAAGCCGTTCAGCAGGGTCGTCTCGATGATGCAAGGAGGCTGTGGGACAGGCTGATCCCGTTGGTGAACTTCGTTTGCGTCGACCGGCGGGACAATTACCCGCACTTTGTTCAGGTTTTCAAGGACGGACTGAACATGCTGGGTCGGGCGGTTGGCGTGCCCCGAAAGCCTCTCACTCCACTGAAGGAACCGGAGAGAGAAAAGCTCCGCCGGATACTCACCGATCTGGATTTGCTGTAGCCCCCATGATACTGGTCATGCCCGCTTGCGGGTACAGGGAGCGGGCACGACATTCCATCGGGTCTTTCTCTCGCAGTTGCGAAGAGTCTGAAGCTGGTGACAAGCCTCACCAGGGTTCTCCTCGAGCGGGTCATTCTCTTACCTGCTTGCGCGAACTCTCGGCTTTCCACGCCAGGGGGAATCGATTTGACAATGCAAATCGGGTTGGCTAAAATGCTCAGGGAGGCGATGGGAAAGGAGGCTCCACGATCATGAAGACCGGCAAGTGGCTCCCGGTGGGTCAAATCATTCGGGTTCAGGCTATCAACAACCCAACCAAGGAGGCTATCGCCGACAAGTTCAAGCGATACACCTTCAAGGAGTGGGACGACCGTTCAAACCGTCTGGCCAATGCACTTGCCGGTATGGGGCTGACTCACGGAGACCGTTTCGCCATCATCGCATACAACGCCGTGGAATGGATGGAGATCTATGCGGCAGCGGCCAAGGGTGGGCAGGTGACGGTTCCTGTCATGTTCCGCCTGGCTCCTCCGGAGATCGAGTACATCGTCAACCATTCGGAGTGCAGGGCTTTTGTTGTCGGCCAGGAATTTGTCGATACCGTAGACTCCATTCGCAAGAGACTTCCCATTCCACCAGAGAACTACGTGTATATGGGCAGCGGCAAAGCCCCTCCGGGATATGTCCACTACGAGGATCTCATGAAAAAGGGCAGCCCCGATTACCCGGATGTCGTAGTGGACGGAGCGGACATCTGGAACATCATGTACACTTCTGGGACCACAGGGCGGCCAAAGGGCGTAGTTAGAACCCACGAGAGCAACATAGCCCAGTATGTCCTCAACGATATCAATATGGGGGTAAGGCCGGATGACAGGGTCATGCTCGTCATGCCCATGTGTCATATCAATTCGATCTTCTACTCCTTTGCCTATACTTATGTGGGAGCGTCTTGTTTTGTGTACAACATGGTGAGCTTTGACCCGGAGGATCTTCTCGGGACCATCGACAGGGAAAAAATCACTTTCACATCTCTGGTTCCCACCCACTACATCATGATGCTCGCCCTTCCTGAAGAGGTGAAGGCCAGATACGATGTCAGCTCGATCCGGCAACTCCTCATATCCTCGGCTCCAGCGAGAAGAGATACGAAAATCGAAATCATGAAGTACTTCAAGAATGCCGAACTATGGGAGGCCTATGGGTCGACGGAACAGGGTCTTATGACCTTACTGCGCCCCGAAGATCAGATGAGGAAACTCGGTTCCATCGGTAAGGAGATATTCGGCACAGATCGAATCAAACTCCTCGACGAAGATCGCAGGGAGGTACCTGAGGGAGAAGTGGGAGAGATCTTTGCCAGAACCCCGATCGCCTTCAAGGAGTATTGGAAGGATCCGGAAAAGACGAAGGAGGTTTTTGAGGGAGAGTGGTCCACGGCAGGGGATATGGGCAGAAGGGATGAGGACGGTTACTACTACCTGGTGGACCGGAAAGCCAACATGATCATAACAGGGGGAGAAAACGTCTATCCCTCGGAGGTTGAAAACCTACTCGGACCTCACCCCGCAGTCAAGGACGTGGCCGTCATCGGCGTCCCCCACAAGAAGTGGGGCGAGGCTGTCAAGGCGGTTGTCATCCTCCATGACGGCTATGCGCCTTCTGAAGAACTGGCCAAGGAACTGATCGAGTCCTGTCGGGGGAAGATCGCCGGCTACAAGATACCCAAGTCGGTCGACTTTATCAAAGACGAACAGATGCCCCGAACCGGGACCGGAAAGATCCTTCACAGGGTTCTAAGGGAGAGATACGGAAGCTGGAGCGACCTCTAGACGGCCAAAGGGGCTCGCCTCGGGAGGCGAGCCCCTGACCGATGATCGCAGAGCCGGCAGGCCTATCTCGGAATGTTCTTCAGGAACCGATAGTAATCCGAATCGGTGCCGAGGATGATCACCGCGTTTTCGAAGGCAGCCTCCTTGTATGTCTCCAAGGTTTTGAAAAAGGCGTAGAACTCGGGGTCTTGATTGTAGGCCTTGCCATAGATCATGGTCGCTTCGGCGTCTGCCTTTCCCCTGATCTCTTCGGCTGTTCGATAGGCACCGGACTTGATCGATTTCAGTTCCTTTTCCATCTGCCCTAGGATTTCCGCTCTCTTGCCCTCACCCTCGGACCGAAATTGGGCAGCCTTTCGTTTTCTCTCCGATATCATACGCTCGTAAACCTTCAGCCTGACCCGTTCTACATAGTTGATCCGTTTGATCCTGACATCGACCAGTTCCATGCCGAAGGCGGGCATGGCCTTTGAGGCCTCGGCCAGAATCGCCCGGGTGATTTTTTCTCTACCAAGTACAACGGTTTCCCTGGCGGTTTTCTCCGGGAAGGGTGAAATTATCTTCTCCTCCCCTTCCTTGAGTAATGGCATCCAATCCGAGCTCCGGACGAGCTCAACCAGGGGATTCGAAGAGACGAAGTCCCTGACAACGGCGTCGATGATGTCGTCGAGCTTGGCGTATGCCTGACCATAGCTGCCAAGGACTTCTAGGAATTTCCGCGCATCCACTATTCGCCACCTGGCCGCGGTATCGACGTAAATGAACCGCTTGTCCCGGGTCGGAATCTCCTTCGGCTCTCCGTCCCACCGCAGGATCCGTCTCTCATAACGATGGATCTTCTCAATAAATGGAATCTTGAACCTGAGGCCTGCCTTTGTTTCCGGCTCCCCTATAGGCTCTCCGAACCGGGTGATCACCACCTGGTCCCATTCCCGAACCGTGTAGAAGGCTCCGGAAACCACAAGAAACAGGAAAATCACTATGACGACCCCG
The sequence above is drawn from the Deltaproteobacteria bacterium genome and encodes:
- a CDS encoding AMP-binding protein, with the translated sequence MKTGKWLPVGQIIRVQAINNPTKEAIADKFKRYTFKEWDDRSNRLANALAGMGLTHGDRFAIIAYNAVEWMEIYAAAAKGGQVTVPVMFRLAPPEIEYIVNHSECRAFVVGQEFVDTVDSIRKRLPIPPENYVYMGSGKAPPGYVHYEDLMKKGSPDYPDVVVDGADIWNIMYTSGTTGRPKGVVRTHESNIAQYVLNDINMGVRPDDRVMLVMPMCHINSIFYSFAYTYVGASCFVYNMVSFDPEDLLGTIDREKITFTSLVPTHYIMMLALPEEVKARYDVSSIRQLLISSAPARRDTKIEIMKYFKNAELWEAYGSTEQGLMTLLRPEDQMRKLGSIGKEIFGTDRIKLLDEDRREVPEGEVGEIFARTPIAFKEYWKDPEKTKEVFEGEWSTAGDMGRRDEDGYYYLVDRKANMIITGGENVYPSEVENLLGPHPAVKDVAVIGVPHKKWGEAVKAVVILHDGYAPSEELAKELIESCRGKIAGYKIPKSVDFIKDEQMPRTGTGKILHRVLRERYGSWSDL
- the hflC gene encoding protease modulator HflC, whose amino-acid sequence is MKRMGAFIGVVIVIFLFLVVSGAFYTVREWDQVVITRFGEPIGEPETKAGLRFKIPFIEKIHRYERRILRWDGEPKEIPTRDKRFIYVDTAARWRIVDARKFLEVLGSYGQAYAKLDDIIDAVVRDFVSSNPLVELVRSSDWMPLLKEGEEKIISPFPEKTARETVVLGREKITRAILAEASKAMPAFGMELVDVRIKRINYVERVRLKVYERMISERKRKAAQFRSEGEGKRAEILGQMEKELKSIKSGAYRTAEEIRGKADAEATMIYGKAYNQDPEFYAFFKTLETYKEAAFENAVIILGTDSDYYRFLKNIPR